The genomic interval TGACGGCGCTGCGCTACGGCATCAACAAGGACTCCGACAACCCCGCCGACTGGAACGACGGCACCATCGAGGAAAACACGCAGGACATGACGACCTACTACCGCTCGATCATTCTGGCCGGCCCGAGCGCAAAGGGGCAGGAGCTGCTCAAGAAGGTCAACGCCGGCGAGGAGCTGACGTGGGACGATCTCAACAGCGCGACCTGGTCTGTGCTCGCCCCGACGTCCGCGTCCGGCTACATCTACCCGAGCCTCTGGCTGCAGGAGCACTATGGCAAGACCATTGCCGATCTGGATCACGTGGTGCAGTCCGACTCGCACAGCACGTCGCTCGCGCGTCTGGCCACCGGTCAGGCTGACGTGATGGTCTCCTATGGCCATATCCGCATCAAGAACGCGCCCATCTGGCAGGAGAAGCTCGGCGGCACGGCCCCCATGGTCGAGCAGACGGGCATCATCGGTGTGACCGAGGGCATCTACAATGACATGATCGCCTACAGCAAGAACTCCGACCTCATGGCCGACGAGGATTTCCGCAAGGCGCTCGGCGAGGCGTTCATCGAGATCGCCCAGACCGACGAGGGCAAGGAGATCATCAGCGTCTTCAGCCAGGTCGGCTATACCTGGGGCAAGGATTCGGACTATGACGGCGAGCGTGACGCGCAGGCCATGCTCAAGTCCGCCGGAAAGTAAACCCATGCTGCTGGAAGCTGCACACATCAGCAAGCGCTTCGGCAGCCGGC from Clostridiales bacterium carries:
- a CDS encoding PhnD/SsuA/transferrin family substrate-binding protein — its product is MKKVVAMMLSLVLALGLMAGCGQKDAGTAGGTKTIESLKIAFSPYADADQITTATEPLEALLKAKLLEKGYDVQSIDMTVGTSYTAVGEALSAGSADIGFISGGNYVLFSDDCDVLLTALRYGINKDSDNPADWNDGTIEENTQDMTTYYRSIILAGPSAKGQELLKKVNAGEELTWDDLNSATWSVLAPTSASGYIYPSLWLQEHYGKTIADLDHVVQSDSHSTSLARLATGQADVMVSYGHIRIKNAPIWQEKLGGTAPMVEQTGIIGVTEGIYNDMIAYSKNSDLMADEDFRKALGEAFIEIAQTDEGKEIISVFSQVGYTWGKDSDYDGERDAQAMLKSAGK